One region of Olleya sp. Hel_I_94 genomic DNA includes:
- the feoB gene encoding ferrous iron transport protein B yields MSKQINIALIGNPNTGKTSVFNALTGLNQKVGNYPGITVEKKEGICKLPRGVKAHIIDLPGTYSLNASSLDENVVIELLLNKNDKDFPDVAVVVSDVENLKRNLLLFTQIKDLEIPTILVINMADRMKYKGISLDIEHLEKELQTKIAVISTRKNEGIDNLKQLISNYKELSTTPCLNASEIDKEYFDKLRKAFPNQLLYKLWLVITQDVNFGKMDRNEVEAIASFKTKSKSDLKRLQQKETIKRYQFINNTLKKGQTIDASQAKDLRTKFDRILTHKVWGYVIFFFILLTIFQAIYDWSTVPMDFIDSVFASLSDWVKNTLPEGAFTNLLAEGIISGLGGIVIFIPQIAFLFLFIAILEETGYMSRVVFLMDRIMRRFGLSGKSIVPLISGTACAIPAIMATRNIESWKERLITILVTPFTTCSARLPVYLIIIALVIPEGRFLGLSYQALTLMLLYLLGFGAAVISAYILNKVLKIKSKTFFVVEMPNYKLPLFKNVALTVLEKTKSFVFGAGKIILAISIILWFLASYGPGEQFNNAENIVTTEYATQNLNEEELNQKIASHKLEHSFIGIAGHAIEPVIRPLGYDWKIGIAIVSSFAAREVFVGTLATIYSVGNDDEDTIKNRMAGEVNPILGGPLFNFASGISLLLFYAFAMQCMSTLAVVKKETNTWKWPTLQLVIMTAIAYISALIAYQFLK; encoded by the coding sequence ATGAGTAAGCAAATCAACATTGCCTTAATTGGTAACCCAAATACTGGAAAAACATCTGTTTTTAATGCCTTAACGGGTTTAAACCAAAAGGTAGGAAACTATCCTGGAATAACCGTTGAGAAAAAAGAAGGGATTTGCAAATTACCTAGAGGTGTTAAAGCACACATCATTGACCTTCCTGGTACATATAGCCTAAACGCATCGTCACTAGACGAAAACGTAGTTATAGAATTATTACTAAACAAAAACGATAAAGATTTTCCGGATGTTGCAGTCGTAGTTAGTGATGTTGAAAACTTAAAACGAAACCTACTACTTTTTACACAAATAAAAGATTTAGAAATCCCTACAATCTTAGTCATTAATATGGCTGACAGGATGAAATATAAAGGGATTTCATTGGATATTGAGCATTTAGAAAAAGAATTACAAACTAAAATAGCTGTTATTAGTACCAGAAAAAATGAAGGTATAGATAACTTAAAACAGTTAATTTCTAATTATAAAGAACTATCAACTACGCCTTGCTTAAATGCATCGGAAATAGATAAAGAATATTTTGACAAATTAAGAAAAGCCTTCCCTAACCAATTACTTTACAAATTATGGTTAGTAATTACCCAAGATGTAAATTTTGGTAAGATGGACCGTAATGAAGTCGAAGCTATTGCTAGTTTTAAAACTAAATCTAAAAGCGACTTAAAACGTTTACAACAAAAAGAAACCATTAAGCGCTATCAATTTATAAATAACACGCTTAAAAAAGGACAAACCATTGATGCTAGTCAAGCTAAGGATTTACGCACTAAATTTGATCGCATACTTACGCACAAAGTTTGGGGTTATGTTATTTTCTTTTTTATACTACTAACTATTTTTCAAGCCATTTATGACTGGTCAACAGTACCAATGGACTTTATTGATAGCGTGTTTGCAAGTCTAAGTGATTGGGTTAAAAACACTCTTCCTGAAGGTGCTTTTACTAATTTATTAGCCGAAGGTATCATATCTGGTTTAGGAGGAATAGTTATATTTATTCCTCAGATAGCCTTTTTATTCTTGTTTATAGCAATTTTAGAAGAAACCGGTTATATGAGTCGCGTGGTCTTTTTAATGGACAGAATTATGCGTCGTTTTGGTTTAAGCGGAAAAAGTATTGTGCCTTTAATTTCTGGAACTGCATGTGCGATTCCTGCAATTATGGCTACCAGAAATATTGAAAGTTGGAAAGAACGATTGATTACTATTTTAGTAACACCTTTTACAACATGCTCTGCTAGATTACCTGTATACTTAATTATAATAGCATTAGTTATTCCGGAAGGACGTTTTCTAGGGTTAAGTTACCAAGCTTTAACCTTAATGTTATTGTATTTACTAGGTTTTGGAGCTGCTGTTATATCGGCATATATTTTAAATAAAGTATTAAAAATAAAAAGCAAAACCTTTTTTGTGGTTGAAATGCCAAACTACAAATTACCATTATTTAAAAACGTTGCGCTTACAGTTTTAGAAAAAACAAAATCGTTTGTATTTGGAGCTGGAAAAATAATACTAGCAATTTCAATTATACTTTGGTTTTTAGCATCTTATGGTCCAGGAGAACAATTTAATAATGCAGAAAATATTGTTACTACAGAGTATGCTACTCAAAATTTAAATGAAGAAGAACTAAATCAAAAAATCGCTTCTCACAAACTAGAGCATTCGTTTATTGGTATTGCAGGACATGCTATTGAGCCCGTAATTAGACCTTTAGGTTACGATTGGAAAATAGGTATAGCAATAGTTAGTAGTTTTGCTGCAAGAGAAGTTTTTGTAGGTACTTTAGCAACCATTTATAGTGTTGGTAACGATGATGAAGACACTATTAAAAACCGAATGGCAGGAGAGGTTAATCCTATACTAGGAGGTCCTTTATTTAATTTTGCTTCAGGTATTTCATTATTACTTTTTTATGCTTTTGCAATGCAATGCATGAGTACTTTGGCAGTTGTTAAAAAGGAAACTAATACCTGGAAATGGCCAACGTTACAATTGGTAATTATGACAGCAATTGCATACATATCTGCATTAATAGCTTATCAATTTTTAAAATAA
- a CDS encoding AAA family ATPase codes for MQLRKSERQQAKIKMALQGSSGSGKSLSSLLLAKGLTNDQLEKVAVIDTENGSADLYAHLGNYNVLPLQPPYTPEKFIEAITVCEKAGMEVIILDSISQVWDELLDYHSKLPGNSFANWNKVTPRQKAFINKILQCDAHVIATMRTKQDYVLQQKDGKYVPEKVGLKAVQRDDVSYEFTIVFDIDIKHFAIASKDRTNLFSGRPEFMINTSTGKRILEWCTSPVKEEDVKQRIEECLSVSQLMELYKEYPSFQLPLKALYQAKKDLLEKLVKPQNFSQNGNSISNRA; via the coding sequence ATGCAATTACGAAAATCAGAAAGACAACAAGCAAAAATTAAAATGGCTCTGCAAGGTTCATCAGGCTCAGGCAAGAGTTTAAGCTCTCTTTTATTGGCTAAAGGACTAACTAATGACCAATTAGAAAAAGTAGCTGTAATAGACACAGAAAATGGCTCAGCTGACCTTTATGCTCATTTAGGTAACTACAATGTACTGCCATTACAACCACCTTATACACCAGAGAAATTCATAGAAGCAATCACTGTTTGTGAAAAGGCAGGAATGGAAGTGATAATTTTAGATTCTATATCTCAAGTGTGGGATGAGCTCTTAGATTATCATTCTAAACTACCTGGTAATTCTTTTGCTAACTGGAATAAGGTAACTCCAAGGCAGAAAGCATTTATCAATAAGATTTTACAATGTGATGCACATGTTATAGCTACAATGAGAACAAAACAGGATTATGTACTGCAACAAAAAGATGGAAAATATGTACCTGAAAAAGTTGGACTTAAAGCTGTGCAAAGGGATGATGTGTCTTATGAATTTACCATAGTATTTGATATAGACATTAAGCACTTTGCGATAGCGAGTAAAGACAGAACCAATCTGTTTTCAGGTAGACCAGAATTTATGATTAATACTTCTACAGGAAAACGCATTTTAGAATGGTGTACTTCACCTGTAAAAGAGGAAGATGTAAAACAGCGAATAGAAGAGTGTTTATCTGTTAGTCAGTTAATGGAACTGTATAAAGAATACCCAAGTTTTCAGTTACCATTAAAAGCTTTGTATCAAGCTAAAAAAGATTTATTAGAAAAATTAGTTAAACCACAAAATTTTAGTCAAAATGGAAATAGTATCAGTAACAGAGCTTAA
- a CDS encoding TonB-dependent receptor — protein sequence MKYIIAIMFCFSSYSQAQNAFEISGVVTSNGLPLPFANVYLEGTTKGTTTSSDGSFTIQNIKEGQYTLIASYTGFNTLKKRIEVIDNLKINFELIQNQSLDEVVVTGTLKAVNRLESPVPVEVYTSAFFKKNPTPNIFEALQNVNGVRPQLNCNVCNTGDIHINGLEGPYTLVLIDGMPIVSGLSTVYGLSGIPNSLIDQIEIVKGPASSLYGSEAVGGLINVITKHPDNAPIFFADSNISGWGEINTDVGFKTNVGEKASVLVGANYFNYCNPIDNNNDNFTDLTLQDRISLFQKWNFKRKSNKKLSVAGRFFYEDRWGGELQWNKSYRGGNEVYGESIYTTRYELLGEYQLPLKENINFQFSYSDHDQNSVYGDTPYLAQQRIAFGQLTWDKPTKNNDLLFGITGRYNYYNDNTTATIEADKIFIPSVFVQDEITLTEKQKLLLGLRYDYDKRHGSIVTPRLAYRYKPTDNDIFRINAGTGFRVVNLFTEEHAALTGSRDVVIEEALNPEQSYNINLNYLKKIYTTKGMIFTVDASLWYTHFTNAIIPNYDTNPNQIIYDNLDGYSTSKGVSLNVDAIFGSGLKGSLGVTFQDVKQTENNVTTRQILTEKFTGTWSFSYKNYPTNLTFDYTGNIYGPMRLPLLSDLDPRQEYSPTWSIQNIQATYDGLENFEIYGGVKNLLNWTPNNGNPFIIARADDPFDNNVQFDAQGNAQATPDNPYGLTFDPSYVYGPNQGRRVFLGIRYTLN from the coding sequence ATGAAGTACATTATTGCAATTATGTTTTGTTTTTCATCTTACAGTCAAGCCCAAAATGCTTTTGAAATATCAGGTGTAGTTACCTCCAACGGACTACCTCTACCCTTTGCAAACGTTTATCTTGAAGGCACAACAAAAGGGACTACAACATCAAGTGATGGATCCTTTACTATCCAAAATATAAAAGAAGGACAATACACACTTATCGCTTCGTATACTGGCTTTAATACCCTTAAAAAAAGAATTGAGGTTATAGATAATTTAAAAATAAATTTTGAATTAATACAAAATCAATCGTTAGACGAAGTCGTTGTTACTGGAACTTTAAAAGCAGTTAACAGATTAGAAAGCCCTGTTCCTGTTGAAGTATATACTAGCGCATTTTTTAAGAAAAATCCTACTCCAAATATTTTTGAAGCGCTTCAAAATGTAAATGGCGTGAGACCTCAACTAAACTGTAATGTATGCAATACTGGAGACATCCACATTAATGGTTTAGAAGGCCCATATACTTTAGTTTTAATAGACGGAATGCCAATTGTTAGTGGTTTATCTACGGTTTATGGCTTGTCAGGAATACCTAATTCATTAATAGATCAAATCGAAATTGTCAAAGGTCCTGCTTCGTCTTTGTATGGTAGTGAAGCTGTTGGTGGTTTAATAAATGTCATTACTAAACATCCTGACAATGCTCCTATATTTTTTGCTGACAGCAATATTAGTGGTTGGGGAGAAATAAATACAGATGTTGGTTTTAAAACTAATGTTGGTGAAAAAGCAAGTGTTTTGGTAGGTGCTAATTATTTTAACTATTGTAATCCAATTGATAATAACAACGACAATTTTACAGACTTAACATTACAGGATCGTATTTCTCTTTTTCAAAAATGGAATTTTAAACGTAAAAGCAATAAAAAATTATCTGTTGCTGGTCGCTTTTTTTATGAAGATCGTTGGGGAGGAGAACTACAATGGAACAAAAGTTACAGAGGAGGAAATGAAGTCTATGGTGAAAGCATTTACACAACTAGATATGAACTACTTGGTGAATACCAACTTCCTTTAAAAGAAAACATAAATTTTCAATTTTCATATTCAGATCATGATCAAAATTCAGTGTATGGTGACACACCTTATTTAGCACAACAACGTATTGCTTTTGGACAATTAACTTGGGACAAACCAACAAAAAATAATGATTTATTATTTGGTATAACAGGACGCTACAATTACTATAATGACAACACAACAGCAACTATTGAGGCCGATAAAATATTTATTCCTTCGGTATTTGTACAAGATGAAATAACGTTAACAGAAAAACAAAAATTATTATTAGGACTTAGGTATGACTATGATAAAAGACATGGCTCTATAGTTACACCAAGGTTGGCCTACAGGTACAAACCAACAGATAATGATATATTTAGGATTAATGCAGGAACAGGCTTTAGAGTTGTTAATTTATTTACAGAAGAGCATGCAGCACTTACAGGATCAAGAGATGTTGTTATTGAAGAAGCTTTAAATCCGGAACAATCGTATAACATCAATCTTAACTACCTAAAAAAAATATACACAACAAAAGGCATGATTTTTACTGTAGACGCGTCCTTGTGGTACACACATTTTACAAATGCCATTATACCAAATTATGACACAAATCCTAATCAAATAATTTATGATAATTTAGATGGTTATTCTACCTCAAAAGGAGTCAGTTTAAATGTCGATGCTATTTTTGGTAGTGGTCTAAAAGGAAGTTTGGGAGTAACATTTCAGGATGTAAAGCAAACTGAAAACAACGTAACAACAAGACAAATTTTAACCGAAAAGTTTACAGGAACATGGTCTTTTTCATATAAAAACTATCCAACTAATTTAACCTTTGACTATACAGGAAACATTTATGGACCAATGCGCTTACCATTATTAAGCGATCTAGATCCTAGACAAGAATATTCACCTACGTGGAGTATCCAAAACATTCAAGCAACTTACGATGGACTTGAAAATTTTGAAATTTATGGAGGTGTTAAAAACCTACTAAATTGGACGCCTAATAATGGCAATCCATTTATCATTGCCAGAGCAGATGATCCTTTTGATAATAATGTACAATTTGATGCTCAAGGTAACGCACAAGCAACACCAGACAACCCTTATGGATTAACATTTGACCCCTCATATGTTTATGGACCAAACCAAGGCAGACGAGTTTTCCTAGGTATAAGATATACATTAAACTAA
- a CDS encoding site-specific integrase — MRKCRILKIIIMASINITLRNKPNKQNELPVILRIVKDRKSKLISLGMLCEKQDWDSKKNEFKKSYPNASQRNRLLLKLQEKALKIIDEFALDNIDFTLNQFEAKFRGRKSSQVTVSEFWKEKISDLNRAGRTGNARAYKDVYNSFFKFHSNKNLVFREITPVLLDKYETYLRSNGNTDGGIGVKMRELRALFNDAIKKGVVGEKYYPFKVYKVSKLKGKGIKKALTRDEMRLMEALDTNKNPHLIDAKNYMVFSYYMGGMNFVDLMKLKWENIQGDRVLYIRSKTKGRFSVKMLAPVKEIIAYYKTQKSETNYVFPILLKDKLTPMQIENRKHKTISKFNKQLKEIAEIQGVEQNVTSYVIRHSFATNLKFAGISTDLIGESMGHHDVSVTKAYLKEFDDKTIDDAMGKLLEEPKLKYAS, encoded by the coding sequence TTGAGAAAATGTCGCATACTTAAAATCATAATTATGGCAAGTATTAATATCACACTAAGAAACAAACCCAACAAACAAAACGAATTACCAGTAATATTAAGAATAGTAAAAGACAGAAAGTCTAAACTTATCTCTTTAGGGATGCTTTGTGAAAAGCAAGATTGGGACTCTAAAAAGAACGAGTTTAAAAAATCATATCCAAATGCTTCACAGAGAAACAGACTTCTTTTAAAGCTACAAGAAAAAGCATTAAAAATAATAGATGAGTTTGCTTTAGATAACATTGATTTTACGCTAAATCAATTTGAAGCTAAGTTTAGAGGTAGAAAGTCTTCACAGGTTACGGTGTCTGAATTCTGGAAAGAGAAAATTTCAGATTTGAATAGAGCGGGAAGAACAGGAAATGCAAGAGCTTATAAAGATGTATATAATTCATTCTTTAAGTTTCATTCTAACAAGAATTTAGTGTTTAGAGAGATAACCCCTGTCTTACTTGATAAATATGAAACTTATTTAAGAAGTAATGGCAATACTGATGGTGGTATTGGAGTAAAAATGCGAGAACTAAGAGCTTTGTTTAACGATGCTATTAAGAAAGGGGTTGTAGGTGAAAAATACTACCCTTTTAAAGTATATAAGGTTTCTAAGTTAAAAGGCAAAGGAATAAAAAAAGCTTTAACTAGAGATGAAATGAGATTAATGGAGGCTTTAGATACCAATAAAAATCCTCATTTGATTGATGCTAAAAACTACATGGTCTTTAGTTATTATATGGGAGGAATGAATTTTGTTGACCTAATGAAACTAAAATGGGAGAACATACAAGGGGATAGGGTTTTATATATTCGTTCTAAAACTAAAGGTAGATTTTCAGTAAAGATGTTAGCACCTGTAAAGGAAATTATAGCTTATTACAAAACTCAAAAAAGTGAAACAAACTACGTATTTCCTATCTTGTTAAAAGACAAGTTAACACCAATGCAAATAGAGAACAGAAAGCATAAAACAATAAGTAAATTTAATAAGCAACTTAAAGAGATAGCTGAAATCCAAGGTGTAGAACAAAATGTAACCTCTTATGTGATAAGGCACAGCTTCGCAACCAATTTAAAGTTTGCAGGAATTTCTACGGATCTAATTGGTGAGTCCATGGGACATCATGATGTAAGTGTTACTAAGGCATATCTAAAAGAGTTTGATGATAAAACTATAGATGATGCAATGGGTAAATTACTCGAAGAGCCCAAGCTGAAATATGCTTCATAA
- a CDS encoding metal-dependent transcriptional regulator, whose translation MITLTEENYIKAIYHLGKQGAEVVSTNAISESIQTKASSVSDMLKKLSEKGYANYVKYQGVNLTEKGQSIAINIIRKHRLWEVFLVEKLNFTWDEVHEVAEHLEHIRSEKLIDELDAFLEYPNHDPHGDPIPDKHGNFKYIEKIMLSQAIIGKTYKCVGVDDTSSAFLKYLDSNKIALGTKIVVVQKEPYDNSVKIKFGEYELMVSQNVAKNLFLKEV comes from the coding sequence ATGATTACACTTACAGAAGAAAATTATATTAAAGCAATTTATCATTTAGGTAAGCAAGGTGCAGAGGTTGTTAGTACTAATGCTATATCAGAATCTATACAGACTAAAGCGTCTTCGGTTTCTGATATGCTTAAAAAATTATCTGAAAAAGGATATGCTAACTATGTAAAGTACCAAGGTGTTAATTTAACCGAAAAAGGTCAATCCATTGCTATTAATATTATTAGAAAGCATAGACTTTGGGAAGTGTTTTTGGTAGAAAAATTAAATTTTACTTGGGATGAAGTCCATGAAGTTGCTGAGCATTTAGAACATATCAGATCAGAAAAATTGATTGATGAATTAGATGCTTTTTTAGAGTATCCTAATCATGATCCACATGGAGATCCAATTCCGGATAAACATGGAAATTTTAAATACATCGAAAAAATCATGTTATCACAAGCCATTATTGGTAAAACTTATAAATGTGTAGGTGTGGATGATACTTCTTCAGCATTTTTAAAATACTTGGATAGTAATAAAATAGCTTTAGGTACTAAGATTGTCGTTGTCCAAAAAGAGCCTTACGATAACTCAGTTAAAATTAAGTTTGGAGAGTATGAGTTAATGGTCTCTCAAAACGTAGCTAAAAACTTGTTTTTAAAAGAGGTATAG
- the rseP gene encoding RIP metalloprotease RseP: protein MEFIIKIGQFLLSLSLLIVLHELGHFIPAKLFKTRVEKFYLFFDVKYSLFKKKIGETVYGIGWLPLGGYVKIAGMIDESMDKEQMALPPQPWEFRSKPAWQRLIIMLGGVFVNFVLALVIYIIGSFAYGDTDIAASSIKGGFLIENPLLTDLGFKTGDQIIKVDDVDIINRSDISKNIIGANSVTYKREGVTNTIDLPVDFLGQLSSSKDRSLFGMRKPFIVNKVLDTSLNKNVDIKTGDIMYALNGQPAEFYDQIEPILEANKGQTISAIFRRGNMTVGRELIVDDKGKLDIMTSASAKELQSLGYYDIVRQEYGFFESFGVGATKFKSQIVSYFGQLKAIFNPSTGAYKGVGGFKAIYDVFPSTWSWPDFWGLTAFLSIMLGVLNLLPIPALDGGHVMFLLYEMISGRKPSEKFLEKAQLVGFFILIALVLFANGNDIFKAIFN from the coding sequence ATGGAGTTTATTATAAAAATTGGACAGTTTTTGTTAAGTCTGTCATTATTAATTGTTTTACACGAATTAGGACATTTTATTCCTGCTAAATTATTTAAAACAAGAGTTGAAAAATTCTACTTATTTTTTGATGTAAAATACTCGTTATTTAAAAAGAAAATTGGAGAAACCGTTTACGGAATTGGTTGGTTACCTTTAGGAGGTTACGTTAAGATTGCAGGAATGATTGATGAGAGTATGGATAAAGAGCAAATGGCTTTACCACCTCAACCATGGGAATTTAGATCTAAACCAGCTTGGCAACGATTAATTATAATGTTAGGTGGTGTTTTTGTAAACTTTGTTTTGGCATTAGTAATTTATATTATTGGATCTTTTGCTTATGGAGACACAGATATAGCTGCCTCTAGTATTAAAGGTGGTTTTTTAATTGAAAATCCATTATTAACAGATTTAGGCTTTAAAACAGGTGATCAAATTATAAAAGTAGACGATGTTGACATCATTAATAGATCTGACATTAGCAAAAATATAATTGGAGCAAACAGCGTGACTTATAAAAGAGAAGGCGTTACTAACACAATAGATCTTCCTGTAGACTTTTTAGGTCAATTGTCTTCAAGTAAGGATAGAAGCTTGTTTGGGATGCGTAAACCTTTTATTGTCAATAAAGTTTTAGATACCTCGTTAAATAAAAATGTAGATATTAAAACTGGAGATATAATGTATGCTTTAAATGGTCAGCCTGCAGAGTTTTATGACCAAATAGAGCCAATTTTAGAAGCTAACAAAGGTCAAACGATAAGCGCTATTTTTAGAAGAGGAAATATGACTGTTGGTAGAGAGTTAATCGTTGACGATAAAGGTAAATTGGATATAATGACGTCTGCAAGTGCTAAAGAGTTGCAGTCCTTAGGATATTATGATATAGTAAGACAAGAATATGGGTTTTTTGAAAGTTTTGGAGTAGGAGCTACAAAATTTAAAAGTCAGATCGTCTCATATTTTGGACAATTAAAAGCTATTTTTAATCCAAGCACAGGAGCATATAAAGGTGTAGGAGGCTTTAAAGCTATTTACGATGTGTTTCCAAGTACATGGAGTTGGCCAGACTTTTGGGGTTTAACAGCATTTTTATCAATTATGTTAGGTGTGCTTAATTTACTTCCAATTCCGGCTTTAGATGGAGGACATGTTATGTTTTTATTATACGAAATGATTTCTGGACGTAAGCCAAGTGAAAAGTTTTTAGAGAAAGCACAGCTAGTTGGATTCTTCATTTTGATTGCTTTAGTACTGTTTGCAAACGGTAATGATATCTTTAAAGCAATATTTAATTAA
- a CDS encoding SCO family protein, translated as MLSFFKDYKLFAIVFGIISIIIISIFYNILKVEKPLPIYQPAMVNTELVDSTIQHQINYHKIANFSLTNQNGKTITQADYKDKIYVADFFFTTCQTICPIMTDNMEKIQKEIINDDDVMLLSHSVTPEIDTVEQLKSYALKKGVNDKKWNLVTGDKGEIYRLARKSYLAVKDDGMPDDYGMVHTENFMLIDKKGQIRGYYDGTKTEDITTLLNDIKKLKKEYEE; from the coding sequence ATGCTTTCTTTTTTCAAGGATTATAAGTTGTTTGCTATTGTTTTTGGTATAATTTCAATAATAATAATTTCTATTTTTTACAATATTTTAAAAGTAGAAAAGCCTTTACCAATTTATCAACCAGCAATGGTTAATACTGAGTTGGTTGATAGCACAATCCAACATCAAATTAATTATCATAAAATAGCCAACTTTAGTTTAACTAATCAAAACGGTAAAACAATTACTCAAGCAGATTATAAGGATAAAATTTACGTAGCAGATTTCTTTTTTACTACTTGTCAAACCATTTGTCCAATAATGACTGACAATATGGAAAAAATCCAGAAAGAGATTATTAATGATGATGATGTTATGTTACTATCTCATTCTGTTACTCCAGAGATTGATACAGTTGAGCAGTTAAAAAGCTACGCTTTAAAAAAAGGAGTTAATGATAAAAAATGGAACTTAGTAACTGGAGATAAAGGAGAAATATATAGACTAGCAAGAAAAAGTTATTTAGCAGTAAAAGACGACGGAATGCCTGATGATTATGGGATGGTCCATACTGAAAACTTTATGCTAATTGACAAAAAAGGTCAAATTAGAGGATATTACGATGGTACCAAAACGGAAGATATTACCACACTTTTAAACGATATTAAAAAGTTAAAAAAAGAATACGAAGAGTAG
- a CDS encoding helix-turn-helix domain-containing protein, with product MDFIQNEIKEIKKLLLALNIKQKDILTIEEASEFLGLSTSRLYKMTSNKEIPHYKPGGKKIYLKRLELEQWITGSRVSTDDEYTLKIDHYLSKPLEH from the coding sequence ATGGATTTTATTCAAAATGAAATTAAAGAAATAAAAAAACTTCTTTTAGCTCTAAACATTAAGCAAAAAGATATTTTAACAATTGAAGAAGCTTCAGAGTTCTTGGGATTATCAACCTCTAGGCTTTACAAAATGACAAGTAATAAGGAGATTCCTCATTACAAACCTGGTGGCAAGAAAATATATTTAAAGCGTCTAGAATTAGAGCAGTGGATAACAGGCAGTAGAGTCAGTACTGATGATGAATATACTTTGAAGATTGATCATTATTTGTCTAAACCTTTAGAGCACTAA
- a CDS encoding ferrous iron transport protein A, which yields MSHTLDTLKRGERAIIIDVSSHLIPLKLLEMGCLPGNSVELVQVAPFSDPLYLNINGSHLAIRKETAIHIIIEKEV from the coding sequence TTGAGCCATACATTAGACACATTAAAAAGAGGAGAACGCGCTATAATTATAGACGTGTCTTCACATTTGATACCATTAAAACTCCTAGAAATGGGTTGTTTACCAGGCAATAGTGTAGAGCTGGTTCAGGTCGCTCCATTTTCAGACCCATTGTACCTAAATATAAATGGAAGTCATTTAGCAATCAGAAAAGAAACCGCTATTCATATCATTATCGAAAAAGAAGTTTAA
- a CDS encoding DUF3871 family protein, producing MEIVSVTELNKQRQGVFNNLEGIPEIVHPLQIPSKNKVYQHNPFIEANTKEVSLSTLKHDCIIPVFSKDNEKTLAHQEFIEIAQDCIGKVFSHHTIEVPEVRVSHQIKGRTAEAIYKPVKELLEHEKTQYFERMAFIIRIPSITENINGHDVSLTVGGVRAYNQENLYNRKTYEKFKFFVGFQNMVCCNLCISTDGYQDEMRVGNYSELQSKIMDLIENYNAQSHLQEMKQLSQHNLTEQQFAQLIGRARLYNFLPKEEKTLIPELMLNDGQISTVAKDYYLDDSFCRNENGDINLWNVYNLFTGANKSSYIDSFLSRNVNAFDFTQGLANAINGDSKHRWFLS from the coding sequence ATGGAAATAGTATCAGTAACAGAGCTTAACAAGCAACGTCAAGGAGTATTTAATAATCTTGAAGGTATTCCTGAAATTGTGCATCCTTTGCAAATACCTTCAAAAAATAAAGTATATCAACATAACCCATTTATAGAGGCTAACACAAAAGAGGTTAGCCTTTCTACTTTAAAGCATGATTGCATCATTCCAGTATTCAGTAAAGATAATGAGAAGACATTAGCACATCAAGAGTTTATAGAGATAGCTCAAGACTGTATTGGTAAGGTGTTTTCACATCATACAATTGAAGTACCAGAGGTTAGAGTTTCTCATCAAATTAAAGGCAGAACTGCTGAAGCAATTTACAAGCCAGTAAAAGAGCTTTTAGAACATGAGAAAACACAGTACTTTGAAAGAATGGCATTTATCATTAGAATACCATCTATTACAGAAAACATAAATGGTCATGATGTATCATTAACTGTTGGAGGTGTTAGAGCTTACAATCAAGAAAACTTGTATAACAGAAAAACGTATGAGAAATTCAAGTTTTTTGTAGGTTTTCAAAATATGGTATGTTGTAACCTATGTATTTCTACAGATGGGTATCAAGATGAAATGCGAGTAGGGAACTATTCTGAATTACAGTCTAAAATTATGGACTTAATTGAGAATTACAATGCACAATCTCATTTACAGGAAATGAAGCAGTTATCTCAGCATAATTTAACAGAACAGCAATTTGCTCAGCTTATAGGTAGAGCAAGACTATATAACTTTTTACCTAAAGAGGAAAAGACTCTAATTCCAGAATTAATGCTTAATGATGGACAGATTTCTACAGTAGCTAAAGACTATTATTTAGATGATAGCTTTTGTAGAAACGAGAATGGAGATATTAACCTTTGGAATGTATATAATCTCTTCACAGGAGCTAATAAGAGCTCTTACATAGACTCTTTTCTATCAAGAAATGTCAATGCCTTTGATTTTACTCAAGGTCTGGCAAATGCTATCAATGGTGATTCTAAACATCGTTGGTTTTTGAGTTGA